The DNA sequence CAACAAATGGTCATCAAGGCGATCGTGGATCAGTTGTTGAGCATCGAAGGCATTTCCAACTATCAGGATATCCTGACGGCAGTCGAGACGAACATGCGCACCAACCTGACTTTTGAAAATCTGATCGACATCCAGAAAAATTACAGCGATTCGATAACAGAGTACAATCAGCTGAGCATCGCCGGAGAAGAGATGTATATGGAAGACATCTTCTATAATTATGTCTATCCCGAGGAGCGCATGCGCATCTCCAATCTGTTGCGCGACGAGCTGGAGCTGGAACAAGTTAGTTTGGATGACATGAATCTGTCCGATGCGGATATCCAATACGGTTACGGAGACAACAGCGGCTTAGATGATGTGGCATTTTAAGGGAACGGCAACAATAGTTATTGATTTCATAGATTAAATTAAAAAAAACAGTCAATCGGAAAGAGGGATATTATGTCAGTTTTAGTAACAGGCGGAGCCGGTTATATCGGCAGCCATACTGTAGTGGAATTGTTGAACGCAGACCAGGAAGTGGTCATCGTCGACAACTATTCGAACAGCAAGCCGGAAGTGTTGAACCGGATCGCAACGATCACCGGCAAAGCACCGACTTTCTATGAAGTGGACGTGCTGGACCACGAAGCTTTGAATGCCGTCTTCGAAAAAGAGAACATCGACTCGGTCATCCATTTTGCGGGCTTCAAAGCTGTGGGCGAATCCGTAGCGAAACCGATCGAATATTACCACAACAACATCACGAGCTCTTTGGTCTTGTGCGATGTGATGCGCAACCACGGCGTGAAGAAAATCGTCTTCAGCTCTTCCGCAACAGTCTACGGCATGAACAATGTGTCCCCGCTGACGGAGGACATGCCGACAAGCGCGACCAACCCTTACGGCTACACGAAAGTGATGATCGAACAGATTTTACAGGACGTGGCGTTCGCCGATTCCGAGTGGAGCATCGCCTTGTTGCGTTACTTCAACCCGATCGGCGCGCATGAGTCCGGCCTGATCGGCGAAGATCCGACCGGCATCCCGAACAACCTGATGCCTTACATCACGCAGGTGGCGGTCGGCAAATTGCCGCGCCTGAGCATCTTCGGTGACGATTACGACACACCGGACGGCACAGGTGTGCGCGACTACATCCACGTCGTCGACTTGGCGTTGGGTCATATCAAAGCTTTGGAAAAAATCAAGGAAACCAACGGAGTCGGCATCTACAATCTCGGTACCGGCATCGGCTACAGCGTGTTGGACTTGACGTATAACTTCCAGAAGGCCACAGGCGTCGAGATTCCGTACACCATCATCGACAGACGCCCTGGCGATGTCGCTACCTGCTACGCGGATGCGACGAAAGCCAAGGAAGAACTGGGTTGGACAGCCCAGAAGACTTTGGCGGATATGTGCCGTGATTCCTGGAACTGGCAAAAGAATAATCCGAACGGCTACGAAGCGTAGTTTTTTACGCTGATTGAGCCTGGGCTGCGGCATCGCTCATCCGATTGGATGCGTGCCGTGGCCCTTTTTTCTGTCCTATGTTGATTCTTTTTTGGAGGCATCTTTGCTATAATGGAACAGACTATACGAAGAAAGAGGGAGTCCCATGACAAAAGTACGGAAAGCTGTTATACCTGCAGCAGGTTTAGGAACGCGCTTCTTGCCGGCGACGAAAGCGATGGCAAAGGAAATGATGCCGATCGTGGATACGCCAAGCATCCAATATGTGGTGGAAGAAGCCATGGCTGCC is a window from the uncultured Trichococcus sp. genome containing:
- the galE gene encoding UDP-glucose 4-epimerase GalE, producing the protein MSVLVTGGAGYIGSHTVVELLNADQEVVIVDNYSNSKPEVLNRIATITGKAPTFYEVDVLDHEALNAVFEKENIDSVIHFAGFKAVGESVAKPIEYYHNNITSSLVLCDVMRNHGVKKIVFSSSATVYGMNNVSPLTEDMPTSATNPYGYTKVMIEQILQDVAFADSEWSIALLRYFNPIGAHESGLIGEDPTGIPNNLMPYITQVAVGKLPRLSIFGDDYDTPDGTGVRDYIHVVDLALGHIKALEKIKETNGVGIYNLGTGIGYSVLDLTYNFQKATGVEIPYTIIDRRPGDVATCYADATKAKEELGWTAQKTLADMCRDSWNWQKNNPNGYEA